In a single window of the Ruminococcus albus 7 = DSM 20455 genome:
- a CDS encoding DUF3852 domain-containing protein translates to MKRRKILAFICTALTAAYLFAVPASASVSDAVTSTWTTAKIQIQAVVDNVVFPAIDVILAVLLFVKIGAAYLDYRKHGQLEWTPIAIIFGGLLFSLTAPLYIWTII, encoded by the coding sequence ATGAAAAGAAGAAAGATACTCGCATTTATTTGTACAGCGCTGACAGCAGCGTATTTGTTTGCAGTACCCGCAAGCGCAAGTGTATCCGATGCAGTAACATCGACATGGACAACAGCAAAAATACAGATACAGGCGGTGGTAGATAATGTTGTTTTTCCTGCTATCGACGTCATACTGGCAGTTTTGCTGTTTGTTAAGATCGGTGCAGCATATCTGGATTACCGCAAGCATGGACAGCTTGAATGGACTCCTATAGCAATAATCTTCGGAGGACTTCTGTTCTCATTGACTGCTCCGCTGTATATCTGGACAATAATATAA
- the nrdD gene encoding anaerobic ribonucleoside-triphosphate reductase: MKVKVIGIPLSEEEIEEYKKYVRNKHPEDKIEELVIESDGEYVDLTCYTRALPFERIRRITGYLVGSLDRFNDAKRAEVADRLSHDTEPFVQEM; encoded by the coding sequence ATGAAAGTAAAAGTTATAGGGATACCTCTGTCTGAAGAAGAAATAGAGGAATACAAGAAATATGTGCGTAACAAACACCCCGAAGACAAAATCGAAGAACTTGTAATCGAATCGGATGGTGAATATGTGGACCTGACCTGCTATACACGTGCTCTTCCGTTTGAACGAATCCGCAGGATAACAGGATATCTTGTGGGTTCTCTTGACCGATTCAATGATGCAAAAAGAGCCGAAGTTGCGGACAGGCTGTCACACGATACAGAGCCGTTTGTTCAGGAAATGTGA
- a CDS encoding DUF3991 and toprim domain-containing protein gives MPYIPFTDEQKVLANTVDLERFLAMRGEHLERAGRSSKLIYTDGSGKHDSIMINGSKWYDHKRQIGGGAIKFMQEFYGMDFVQAVQELIGVTVSPIVHNKNEYVPKKEKKAFILPSKNNTMHRVYAYLIKQRFIRADVITHFAKAGTIYEDDKHHNAVFVGIDEAGVPKQASKRGTSTYGDPFKMTVEGSDTKYSFAHYGTSGRLYVFEAPIDMLSYITLHPEDWQKHSYIAMNGVYESAVLHALGSHENIEHIVLCTDNDEGGIDGAERIRDILNESGFLNITRLFPDYKDWNEDLKAKNGQQALPGENHRRKALYYGYVEQLKYLRCRPDKLSEQLKISFRNGQTKYLAEYALAGSAFFMRVKDEPQGFQNLQKRLIKSYRAYKDKGKYVSKKRDMTSKYNEVMRDLRKTARTEEQSIATAKMLYELADFAVRTAVEEACDKPVKEQTKCEDEDIELSPQAGFG, from the coding sequence ATGCCATATATCCCATTTACAGACGAGCAGAAAGTGCTTGCCAACACAGTAGATCTTGAAAGATTTCTTGCTATGAGAGGTGAACATCTTGAACGTGCAGGCAGGTCTTCAAAGCTTATATATACAGACGGTTCTGGTAAACATGACAGCATCATGATAAACGGTTCAAAGTGGTATGATCATAAGCGGCAGATCGGAGGCGGTGCAATAAAGTTCATGCAGGAGTTCTACGGCATGGATTTTGTACAGGCTGTTCAGGAATTGATCGGTGTGACTGTATCGCCCATAGTACACAACAAAAATGAATACGTTCCGAAGAAAGAAAAGAAAGCATTTATTCTGCCGTCGAAGAACAACACTATGCACCGAGTTTACGCCTATCTTATAAAACAGAGGTTTATAAGAGCCGATGTTATCACTCACTTTGCAAAAGCAGGAACTATCTATGAAGATGATAAACATCACAATGCAGTGTTCGTAGGGATCGATGAAGCCGGTGTTCCAAAACAAGCTTCAAAACGAGGAACTTCCACTTACGGTGATCCGTTCAAGATGACCGTAGAGGGATCTGACACAAAATACAGCTTTGCTCACTATGGTACATCAGGCAGACTATACGTTTTTGAAGCCCCGATAGATATGCTGTCATATATCACGCTTCACCCGGAAGACTGGCAGAAACACAGCTATATCGCTATGAATGGTGTGTATGAGAGCGCTGTGCTTCATGCTCTGGGATCGCACGAAAACATTGAGCATATCGTACTGTGTACCGATAATGATGAGGGCGGCATTGATGGTGCAGAGCGTATTCGGGATATTCTGAATGAAAGCGGCTTTTTGAATATTACAAGGCTATTTCCTGACTATAAAGACTGGAATGAAGACCTGAAAGCCAAAAATGGACAGCAAGCCCTTCCTGGTGAAAATCATAGACGTAAAGCTTTATACTATGGATATGTCGAACAGTTGAAATACCTACGCTGTCGTCCGGATAAGCTGTCCGAACAGCTGAAGATCTCGTTTAGGAACGGTCAAACCAAATACCTTGCCGAGTATGCGCTTGCAGGCTCGGCTTTTTTTATGCGTGTCAAAGATGAACCACAGGGATTTCAGAATTTGCAGAAAAGACTGATAAAATCATATCGGGCTTACAAAGATAAAGGCAAGTATGTTTCAAAAAAGCGGGATATGACAAGCAAATACAATGAAGTCATGCGTGATCTGCGTAAAACTGCAAGGACAGAAGAACAGTCCATAGCTACGGCAAAAATGCTTTATGAGCTTGCTGACTTTGCAGTGCGTACTGCAGTTGAAGAAGCCTGCGATAAACCTGTAAAGGAGCAGACTAAATGTGAGGATGAGGATATAGAATTATCACCGCAGGCAGGATTTGGATGA
- a CDS encoding VirD4-like conjugal transfer protein, CD1115 family, with translation MAAAFIIFYVVINVLDNKNINRIKSKTVGDGQHGTARWATKPEIRRTFSSSPFAPEDWRQGKNLPSVQGTVVACRGGKHTTALVDTGDVHTLMIGAAGVGKTAYFLYPNIEFACASGMSFLSTDTKGDVARNYGRIARDCYGYNVSVIDLRNPTRSDENNILHLVNKYMDIYLNDRTNLSAKAKAEKYAKITAKTIINIGGGDSANYGQNAFFYDAAEGLLGSVILLLAEFGEKNERHIVSVFKLIQDLISKPPAKTAKYKPKMYFTTLMEKLPSEHKAKWLAGAALNSADQSMMSVMSTALSRLNSFLDSEMEQILCFGTAIDAEVFCREKSAIFIILPEEDQSKYFMVSLLIQQLYREILTIADENGGTLTDRVMFYCDEFGTFPKIEGAEAMFSAGRSRKISIVAIIQSFAQLEQKYGKEGMEIITDNTQLTVFGGFAPNSQSAEVLSKALGEQTVQSGSVSLGKERSQSIQMMGRPLMTVDELKSMPKGQFIVMKTGTHPMKSKLKLYFKWGIRFGEPFLLEDRGARRVDYAERDRLISAVEQKYPQKTPMRSEPADNGFIPMDTDFASKTKANVRTE, from the coding sequence ATGGCGGCTGCATTTATCATATTTTATGTTGTAATTAATGTTCTGGATAACAAGAACATCAACAGGATAAAAAGCAAAACAGTAGGTGACGGACAGCATGGAACAGCCAGATGGGCGACCAAGCCTGAGATCAGACGAACTTTTTCTTCTTCGCCATTTGCTCCCGAAGACTGGAGACAAGGCAAAAACTTGCCGTCTGTTCAGGGAACAGTCGTCGCCTGCAGGGGTGGAAAGCATACGACTGCACTTGTAGATACAGGAGATGTACACACCCTGATGATAGGCGCGGCAGGTGTAGGTAAAACCGCGTATTTTCTGTATCCGAATATTGAGTTTGCCTGCGCCTCAGGTATGAGTTTTTTATCGACCGATACAAAAGGCGATGTTGCCCGAAACTACGGCAGGATAGCACGTGACTGCTATGGCTACAATGTGTCTGTAATCGACCTGAGAAATCCGACCAGAAGTGATGAAAACAATATCCTGCACCTTGTAAACAAATATATGGACATCTATCTGAACGACCGCACCAACTTGTCAGCAAAGGCGAAAGCAGAAAAATACGCTAAGATAACAGCCAAGACTATAATCAATATCGGCGGCGGTGACAGTGCAAACTACGGACAGAATGCTTTCTTCTACGATGCCGCCGAAGGACTGCTGGGTTCGGTAATACTTCTGCTTGCTGAATTCGGAGAAAAGAATGAACGGCATATAGTATCCGTGTTCAAGCTTATACAGGATCTTATCTCCAAACCGCCTGCCAAAACAGCCAAGTACAAGCCTAAGATGTATTTTACAACACTTATGGAAAAACTTCCCTCTGAACACAAAGCCAAGTGGCTTGCGGGAGCAGCGCTGAACAGTGCAGATCAGTCTATGATGTCTGTTATGAGTACGGCTTTATCAAGGCTCAACAGCTTTCTCGACTCTGAGATGGAGCAGATACTCTGTTTTGGAACAGCTATAGATGCAGAGGTCTTCTGCCGTGAAAAATCGGCAATATTCATCATACTTCCGGAGGAAGATCAAAGCAAGTATTTCATGGTGTCATTGCTTATACAGCAGCTTTATCGTGAGATACTCACCATAGCCGATGAGAACGGCGGTACGCTTACGGACCGAGTCATGTTTTACTGTGATGAATTTGGAACATTTCCGAAAATAGAGGGCGCAGAAGCAATGTTCTCTGCAGGACGATCAAGAAAGATCTCTATCGTAGCGATCATACAGTCATTTGCACAGCTTGAACAGAAATATGGAAAAGAGGGTATGGAGATCATAACCGACAACACTCAGCTGACAGTGTTCGGCGGATTTGCACCAAACTCTCAGTCTGCGGAAGTGCTGTCCAAGGCTCTTGGTGAGCAGACTGTTCAAAGCGGATCAGTATCGCTGGGCAAAGAGCGATCGCAGTCAATACAAATGATGGGCAGACCGCTTATGACGGTCGATGAGCTGAAAAGTATGCCCAAGGGACAGTTCATCGTAATGAAAACGGGTACACACCCGATGAAAAGCAAACTTAAACTATATTTCAAGTGGGGCATCAGGTTTGGCGAGCCGTTCCTGCTTGAGGACAGAGGTGCCAGACGTGTGGACTATGCCGAAAGAGACAGACTTATATCTGCAGTTGAGCAAAAATATCCGCAGAAAACACCGATGCGGTCAGAACCTGCAGATAATGGATTTATACCAATGGATACAGATTTCGCATCAAAGACTAAAGCAAATGTAAGGACTGAATAA
- a CDS encoding helix-turn-helix domain-containing protein, whose translation MIVARRIYDTDLPHRAITVFCYLCDRSNKKGECFPSSRTIAKDLNISRRTVFRALNDLEKEGFIKRKGRHRTSGGRSSNLYVLEVKPDV comes from the coding sequence TTGATAGTAGCAAGAAGGATTTATGATACAGACCTTCCTCATCGTGCGATAACTGTTTTTTGTTATCTTTGTGACAGGTCAAATAAAAAAGGCGAATGTTTCCCGTCATCACGAACCATAGCCAAAGATCTGAATATTAGCCGAAGGACTGTGTTTCGAGCTCTTAATGACCTTGAAAAAGAAGGATTTATAAAGAGAAAAGGCAGGCACAGGACAAGCGGCGGCAGATCTTCAAATCTGTATGTGCTGGAGGTGAAGCCCGATGTTTGA
- a CDS encoding conjugal transfer protein TrbL family protein — MFEWIGDVIDWIGEGISSLWDSTVGAAADAITVTVWDMMFKWLFETIYGAIAGLFKFINSTTNDIFTLSWVKTFIALFNAMGWMLFICGFIVAVFDCAVAYENGSANIKNTAINIFKGFMAASLVTVVPPKLYATCTSLQGSFALDLMGNFVSDTISTISDTAQAVVIEIAMEVSLLNLLFIILFGYCTVKVVLANIKRGGILLCQIAVGSLYMFGVPRGYTDGFYNWCRQVIATCLTAFLQTTILYIGLLTYTEHALIAVGLCLSANEVPRVAQMYGLDTSVKVNVTNVSQSVNMGGKVMGLMRGTR; from the coding sequence ATGTTTGAATGGATAGGTGATGTGATAGATTGGATCGGTGAAGGGATATCTTCACTTTGGGACAGCACGGTAGGAGCGGCAGCAGATGCTATAACGGTGACAGTCTGGGATATGATGTTCAAGTGGCTGTTTGAAACGATATACGGAGCTATAGCCGGTCTTTTCAAATTTATAAACAGCACAACTAATGACATATTTACTCTTTCATGGGTAAAAACCTTTATTGCATTATTTAATGCGATGGGCTGGATGCTGTTTATCTGTGGATTTATAGTAGCAGTATTTGATTGTGCTGTAGCCTACGAGAACGGTTCCGCCAACATCAAGAATACGGCTATAAACATCTTTAAAGGCTTTATGGCAGCATCACTTGTCACAGTGGTACCGCCGAAACTGTATGCTACCTGCACAAGCTTGCAAGGTTCTTTCGCCCTGGACCTTATGGGCAATTTTGTCAGTGACACCATCTCTACCATTAGTGATACGGCACAAGCAGTAGTAATAGAAATAGCTATGGAAGTATCTCTTCTGAATCTGCTGTTCATAATACTGTTTGGCTACTGCACGGTCAAGGTAGTTTTGGCAAACATCAAGCGCGGCGGTATACTGCTTTGTCAAATCGCAGTCGGAAGTCTGTATATGTTCGGAGTGCCCAGAGGGTATACCGATGGTTTCTACAACTGGTGCAGGCAGGTCATTGCTACCTGTCTTACTGCATTTTTACAGACCACGATCTTATATATTGGTCTGCTTACCTATACAGAACACGCTCTTATTGCAGTAGGTCTGTGTTTATCAGCGAATGAAGTTCCGAGGGTAGCTCAGATGTACGGACTTGATACTAGCGTTAAAGTCAATGTTACAAACGTAAGTCAGAGCGTCAATATGGGCGGTAAAGTCATGGGACTTATGAGAGGTACAAGATAA